The DNA region ctcagtctcccaaagtgctgggattacaggctggagtgcagtggtgcaatctgggcccactgaaacctctgccttgtgggctcaagcgatcctcctacctcagcctcttgagtagctgggactatagtggtgtgccaccacgtccagctgatttttgtagtttttgtagagacagggtctcactacattgcccaggctggtcgcaaactcctgagctcaagtgatcaccgccttggcctcccaaagtactgggattacaggcatgagacattgtCCAGTCCAACAGTTGTTTTACAGCTCTCTTTCACGAATACCATTTCTAtccttttaaaatctctttttagtaatcattttttcttttgggttatgggccacattttcctgcttcttggtTGGTCTAGtaattctttcttaaataaaataaaatagagacaaagtctcactatgttgcccaggatggtctcaaactcttgggctcaagcaatctataAGGCAGgtcttaattttccttttatagagCAGGAATTTCCAGGCAAGGATAACTTAGTGACTTCTCCAAGACTGCATGACCACAGCCAGATCTTTAGACTCCTAATCCTAGCATCTAGGATGCTACATTGCCTATTGATTTCTGTTAGTCACCAGGTTAAAGTTCCTGAGAGAAAGATTTGCAAAATATTGGAATGCATCACTGAGAGAGTGTGTGGCTTTTCTTTTCAGAAGTCTTTAGAAATTGTAGACAGTCTCTTCAATCCTGCAATTAGGATTAGAGAGGAGTCTATCCAACAAGAAAACGTTGTTACCCTGCTTTCTTTATAAAACCACTTAGTTTCTGTGCACATAAaagacatttaatttaattttattattagtcaATTAAGATGTCTCTGTTATGCTTAGAATAATTTCCCTGCTTCTACTCATCAAACCACGTACTTCACTTCCAGTAAATTGCTTGAAGGTTTTTTATAGGTTTGTCCTGATTAACCCCACCATATTGTACTTTCTAGCACAGTCTTGATTTCTTTTGTACTCTTTACACTCCTCGTAAATGATAGATTTTACAGTATCTTTGCATACATTAACACTTTTCCAGAATTTTAAGTCCCCTAGGAAAGAGAATTCAGTTTTGAGAAGTTTTAAGTTTCTTAGCAGCTCTCTAGCTAAAGCCTTCGAAGCAATTTCTGCCATTTAGCTACTTTCTTTTGCCAGCACCTACAAGAAAGGGGGAGATGTCTTCTACAAACACTTTGACCTTGACGGACAGAAATCTTCTGACATCATTGTCATTTCAGTGTCAATGAATGTCAGTATCAACATTAACATAGTGAAGGCTTCTAACTTAGTTTCAGTAAATTTAATTATGTGTAGCTGATATGACTTTTTTCATGAGAATAAAATGTTTATCAAAACCTGTGGTTAATTATTTCAGGTAGTTAAGAAAATCCCCAGAATTATGGTTTTGCAATATGGATTTTTATTGCATTATAGTTACATGCAAGTTAATTACGTTCATCATTTTTTTGAAGATCATCTATAAAGTAGTCATCATCTGATAAATAATGATTATGTTAGTGTACCCCCAAAGCTATaggatttaaaattttccttgaaGAAGTATTTAATCTAGTTGGGCCTTATGAAATATAGTCTTGAAATAATCAATGAATagtataaaattttattagaCTAAGCACAGTAAGAGTGATATGGAAAAATGAGTCAATAGATACGTGAGACAATGACTTAGTTTAAgctcatttttcagtttttcttcccaTGAAACTCTTGGTAACATATATTCCTTACTCTTGAAATTCTGTCCACGTCTGGCTTCTGTGACATTTTATAAATTCCACGACATTTACTAAGTGAATATTCTTTGGGGCacaatttaattctcacaaacaTCTGCAAATTCAATATTGTTATCCCTATTTTTTTTTAGGTAGGATCACTGAGTCTTAATTGGGTTAATAACTTAGTCGAGTTCACCCAGGAAATGAGCAACACAGTTGGAGTTTAATTccagatatttttcttctcaaatgcTTGCTCTCAGTTActgcatttgcttttttatttttattttttgacatttcctTTGGTCAATTTCCTTCTTCCATTATCTATTTGTTGGTGTTTTTGAAAGAGTTAAACCTTGTCCCGATTATTCTGTCTTTAAACACTCCTCCTTGTGGCTATTTCCCCATTTTTCCATGACCACTTCCGCTCAGATGTTTCCTCTATTTGTATCTGATCCCTTTACCCAAGttctgatttttcagttttctacttatttcTGATCCTTGTCATTTGGAGGTCCTgctaatatttcatatttttgtctaAAACTCAGCTCTTTACCTTTCTCCCTCCTTGTTTCTCCATTCTTGTCATTCTGCTCCTGTTTCCCTGGGCTTAAAAATGTAATCAAACTTGATGTATGTCTACTcgtctctgtttttctctttccaagcACAGAGATGCCAAACCCTATTTTGCATTTCATCATAATATCATAACATGTGGCACTGTTCATCCTCTCTGTTTCTACTCTTGTGTAAAGCCTCTGAGCTGAGTTCCCTGCCCTCAGTCTCTTCCTGTTCTAGCCCAATCTGCAATTACTTTTATCGAAGGAGATAGTAACTGTTATTATTCTAGTACATgataagtaaattttatttatttaataaaattaaataaaagtaatacacctaaaagaattatttatgaaataataataaataataatagataatttTCTGTGTGTCTTCGTGCCAGAAGGtgcattatttattcattataacAATCCTTTGAATTaccaatatttttctcattttaagatTACAACACTAGAAACTCATAGAAGGGTTAAACAAACTTCCCAAGATCACAAGTTTGTAAGTGTCAGAGATTTGAGCTGAGTTCTGCCAGATTCCAAAGTTCATGCTCTCAATGCTTATTCAACTAGGACATATTTCAGAATGAAAGGGGAGATACTAGTAACTTTTCTGAGATAACAGGCATAAACTGGGATGGTTCTAGAAAAGCCAGGACTTAGATTAACTTTATAAGTTCTACATTCTACTTTCTCTTCATCGATTACAGCCAAATAAATAAAGGGAATGGTTGAGCGGACATTTACTTTTGGGGTAAAGAGTCGTATACTTATCTTTGTACTCAAGTTCAGGGATGATTGGAGAACAGCCTCTtagaaatatccaaaataaatgtgGGATACACAGGAAACGAGCTTAACAGGAAACTGAGAACTAAAGACACAAATTTGGCAGTCATCCATATAGAGGGTTTGTTGAAGCCATGAAACAAAGTAACTCACTGAGAATTTAAGGAAGCAGAAGAAGCATGGAAAAAAGGCACAGAATTGAATCCTGGTAAATGTGAAATATGAAGGGACAGAAGTAGAAAGATGAGCCAATATGAGAGGTGTTTTCTTTCTGGCACAAACCATGCCTTTTGTATCCCTGACCTCGCATATTACTATACATGCTACATACACTTATTAAATCAATTTAACATTAAGGACATTGCAGACTTATATGACTGGTGTTAGATGAATttaattttgtcttctttctcagGAGTTAATTAAGGCTATTTAAAGTCTATTGAAATGACTATTTCAAGTgctgtctctcctctctgtccAGGTTTGTGCTTCTTATTGTGGTTGGGAAACTAGTAAGTTTAGTGATTGACCCCGTGCCATACGGTCACCACTTGATGATCTACCAGGAGTCTGAGCGCTAACACACATGCATGAGACACATATGTAaagatattttattgtatgtaaatgttCACATGCTTTGTAATGTAATGTGTATAATACACAGTTTAAGTAAGAAATAGATacgagaagaaaaaaattttcagataggtttttttttctttttttttttacttgctgCTTATACTGAAGTGAGTCATCAGGTAACACAGCTTTAGAGAAGCCTTGCCAAAGATGCATTTGGAAATGCAGTTGTCATGGCAACTGTCTCTGAAGTAACAGACAAAATCCCCCATAGAGCTTCCAGAGAACCTCCAATGTATTCTTTGCACTTGGATCTCAAGGAAAGCCTGCTTTATGGATTTACGTACATTTTGTTTAATGAAttgtttttctccctttgtaACTTTTGTGCAGTGGGACTGAGACTGGGATTGGGATCCATTAGGGTCACTCCGGGGTGTGGACAATTCTACATGTATAGCGACAGATGAGGCAACCTCATTGCTGAGAGTGAGCAAGTCTTCACTGACATGTGTGCACTTCCTCACAAACACACAGGCTTGTGTGTGGTGGTTTCCCTTGAACTTGCCTGAAGATGGACTTCTGCTTTTGTGTTAAGATTTTATAACTTCTCCAAGAATATTTCTGCCATCGAAGCAGGATCAAAAACATATCTAACCTGTGGCCATACTGAAGCGCTAATTTCCCCAAATAGAGATGTATTTCTTGGCTATGAAATCTATCATCCTTAATGCACAAAAGCCCCTGGTTAGGGGTGTGAAAGGCCAGTTGCCACAGGAAACTATATTAGTCCCTGTATGAATGAGATCCTCTCCTGAAAATGGTTTTGACAATGTTTAGAGGAGCCAACTCTGGTGTCTGGAGACAAAATTGGGTGTTGTCAGTTATGCACATTAAGTGTCTTGTGATTGCTTAAGAAGCTCAGCAGAGTCCCTTGCCCCTGTGACATTTGGAGCTGGACAGACCAGGATTCTAGAATCTATTGGCTGCGTGTACTTCTCACTTTCAAAGTGGAGATTACATGTCTAATTTATGAAGgtactgtgagaaatacatgagGTAAAATCGTCTGGACATTGTTGTTGGATCCTTGGTGTCTGTATGAAGGTGCTGGGTCAGATACAGTGGTTGCTACACAGTAAGCTCTCAATACAAGGTAGCAAGAAAAATTGTGCTTAAAACCATGTGACCTGAATGAAAGATCAGGTCATTAAAAGCCCCGTGGAGCATTATCAAGtgtgaaaataaacatttccttttccttaGGGAACTTGGTCTCTGGCAGTGGCCCTGAGAGAGCCTGTAACTACTCTGAGGTCTCTACTCCAGAATAAAGCTCTTCAGATGCTTGTTATCCATGGTGTTAGGAAAGACTGTTGTGTCATCTCTGGAAGCTGGGCAGAAGCCTCGGGGCAAAGCCACAATCAGAGATAGGGTTCTTCGTCTCAGCAAAAGAACCAAGATAAATTGGAGGCTTTGATCCTCAAAGTGGAGAAGCAGAAGCAGTAGGGGTCTGGACTCCAAGCTGTCACATTCTTTTCAGCAAGGCCAGTTGGATTTCTGCAAAAGAGATGGGAGAGAGGCAGTAGACAGCAGCCTTGTGGCTCCAAGCTGAAGGGAGTGAGTGCCTGTCTGAGCCACTGGGTGCCACAGCAGAGTGGTTAAAAGCTCAGACTAGGGGAGCCAGACCACGGAGTTTTCCTGCTGCTGCAACTCATTTGCACTGGGGCTTTGTGCAAGTGGCTTAGCTTTGCTATCCTCATTTGTGCAATGGTGATGGTCGTAATGCCACACAGCATTCAGATACATTTGGtaaatgtttctcttcttttttcttagcctTTAATGAATAACGTTCCACAATTACTCCTTCATTATTATCCTATACTAATTCCATAGCCATGCCAGTAAAGACTGTGGACAATACAACGTCATCTAACTGCTCCAGCTAGTACAGACCCCAAAGTAGAAGGTCTGGAAAGGTCAAGCGGTTCCCACCTCTCCAGAGAAGGGCCGCCGGTTTTACCTACTCGATCAAGGGCTGTAGAGGAAATGAAGTACACAGCGAGAGGGCCACGGCGAGGGTTGGAGGGTTGTCCCAGCACAACCCTGCTGACTGTCTCCTTAGTCACATCAGCCTTCACTCTGCAAATGTCACCCTCAGACAGTTACTAGGATGGCTAAAGGCACTTGGGGAAGGTGAAAACAGAGACAAGGGAATGAGGAAATACCTTCTTGAAGTTCAATAATCTCTCTGCtccaatgtcattcttttttttttttttttgagacggagtctcgctctgtcgcccaggctggagtgcagtggccggatctcagctcactgcaagctccgcctcccgggttcacgccattctcctgcctcagcctcccgagtagctgggactacaggcgcccgccaccacgcccggctagttttttgtattttttttagtagagacggggtttcactgtgttagccaggatggtcttgatctcctgacctactgatccgcccgtctcggcctcccaaagtgctgggattacaggcttgagccaccgcgcccggccctaatgtCATTCTTAAGAAGGGGGggattctctctttcttgttctctCAGTGACTTTTTCCTTCACAGCTCTTCCTAGAAGAGAATGGCTGCTGAGAACTCCTCCTCCGTGACAGAGTTTATCCTCGCAGGCTTAACGGACCAGCCGGGACTCCAGatccccctcttcctcctgttTCTAGGTTTCTACATGGTCACTGTGGTGGGGAACCTGGGCTTGATAACCCTGATAGGGCTCAACTCTCACCTGCATATTCCCATGTACTTTTTCCTCTTCAACTTGTCCCTCATCGATTTTAGTTTCTCTACTGCCATCATTCCCAAAATGCTGATGAGTTTTGTCTCAAGGAAGAATATTATTTCCTTCACAGGGTGTATGACTCAGctcttcttcttctgtttctttgtcttttctgagtCCTTCATCCTGTCAGCGATGGCGTATGACCGCTACGTGGCCATCTGTAACCCACTGTTGTACACGGTCACCATGTCTCCCCAGGTGTGTTTGCTCCTTTTGTTGGGTGTCTATGGGATGGGGGTTTTTGGAGCTGTGGCTCATACAGGAAATATAGTGTTTCTCACCTTTTGTGCAGACAACCTTGTCAATCACTACATGTGTGACATCCTTCCCCTTCTTGAGCTCTCCTGCAACGGCTCTTACATAAATGTCCTGGTCATCTTTATTGTTGTGACCACTGGCATTGGGGTGCCCATTGTTGTCATTTTTATCTCTTATGGTTTTATTCTTTCCCGCATTCTCTGCATTAGTTCTGCTGAGAGCAGGTCTAAAGCCTTCAGTACCTGCAGCTCCCACGTAATtgcagtttctcttttctttgggtCAGGAGCTTTTATGTACCTCAAACCCCCTTCCATTTTACCCCTGGACCAGGGGAAAGTGTCCTCCCTGTTCTATACCATTGTGGTGCCCATGTTTAACCCATTAATCTATAGCCTGAGGAATAAGGATGTCAAACTTGCCCTGAAGAGAACCTTTTCCGGAATaagcttttcttgaaaaaaaattttagaaactgagaaaagagatactagcattttttaaaatcagattgtttttgtgatgatttttttcaatgaagAATCTAAGATTCCAGTGCTTTCCATTCTGTATAcagagaaaattttaactctctTTTCCGAGTGGATTTATtcttccccaccctcacccccatctCTTCCTTGTTTTATGAAGAAGTTTCTACACCTATGGAATATTCAGTGTTGAATGGGACTTAGGAATAATTTTATCTTTCCCCTTTATATAATACACCacacattggagactcagaagtaTTTGTATATTTGCCCAGGAACATAAAATTACCTAGTGCCAGACCTGGGACTGGAGTCCCAGCTTGAATCCCAATCCACACTGTTTTCCTTTATGCTATTCTTTATTGTCTCATCTCTTTTTGGAAGATTTCATTTCACATGCTAGTTGACCTAACCAATTTAAGTTCTAAATATATTCACAGTAATTTCATGCTATTTTTCACAGGATAATTTTAATGTATCACTTTTTGCAAGAACGTAGGAGGTGAAACGTTTTGTTGAGGTGGTCTTGGCAAAATGACAAGATCAGTGTTTGATGAATTTTATAATGGGTAAGTGGGAAGTATGTTAGGTTTCATATAGAAGTAAGCGTGGGGCCCACCGACTTGGTGAGTGGAGCCCTAGGGTTTAGAACTAGTTTAATGGTTTAGAACTTCCAAGGgagagatttaaaatttaaagggaTGTAAAGATGTTGGGTGGAGGTGTCGTATGTTATTTTAAGACCAACAGAGACAGCATTTGGAGTTTCATTTCAAGGGTTAACTTGGGTGTTAGAGGTCTTCTGGAGAAGTATGTAGTTCGAGATGATTGGGAGCTGCACTATCCAATATGGTAGTGACTAGCTGTGCATGACTATTGAACACTTGAAAAGTGATCATCCATATTGATACATACTGTAAGTGTGcaatgtaagtataaaatacgcATTAGATCTTTGaagaattattataaaaaatataaaacatcccattgataatctttttttttttttgtattttagtagagagagccatgttgcccaggctggtcttaactcctgagctcaggcaatctacctaccttggcctcccaaagtgctaggattacagacttgagccactgagACCGGGCCCCATTGATAAttgttatattaattatatgttgaaataacattttggatatattgtgttaaaatatatcattaaaataattttccttcagttttttaatatatgtaccagaaaatttaaaattatatacatggtTTGCATTATTTTCTACTGGATGACACTGGTCTAGAGGAAGTAACAGAGCAGAAAATAGTTTGCAGCACATATCAGGGAATCACCAAGcagttgcttatttatttattcatttatttatattgagtcggaatctcgctctgttgcctaggttggagtacaatggcgcaatctttggctcacggcaacctctgcctcctgggttcaagcaattcttcttcctcagcctcctgagtagctgggattaaaggtgcccatcaccacacccagctaatttttgtatttttagtagagatggagtttcaccatattgtccaggctggtctcttggcgaggctggtctccaactcctgatctcatgatccacccgcttcagcctcccaaagtgctgggattataggcgtgagtcactgtgcccggccgtagTTGCTTATTAGAAGAGACAATTGATATTAAATTTTCAGGCCTTGCAGAAAGCCATTATATTTCAATAATGGGACATGTGGTGATGCAATGGTACTCTCTAGATAAGCTGATAAATCCCCAATATTATGTAAAGGGAAATATAGCTGTATATAAAGAATCTGAACCCACCAGGAGTGGTAAACTTTCTTTGAGAAGCAATGATAAGTGAAATGCTagggaaatatttttacttaGGAACTTTTCTGTAGGGAAGTCTCCTTCTACTGGTAAATAAGGGAAGTTTGCAGAAATGTTTAGTTTGCACTACGATGATTCTATTCAATGTTGGTGAAATGAAACGAATTAGTGTACAGTGGCGGGATTGTGGTTTAGATGGGATTGAACAGACCACTGAATCCAAGGGACCTATAATTTGGGAgtggggtgggtgtggtgggtATGCAGTCCAATAtcagtaataaaataaagtagacaCTACCTTTATAAAATGTAGGCTAGCTTACAGTAAAGTGTACAAATTTTAAGTGTATTGCTCattgaaatttttcatatatatgtgccTGTGTAACCACAACCTGGATTAAGATGTAAAATGCTTTCAACCACCTTAGAAGGTTTTCTCTTGTTCATTCCCAGTGAACACTACCCTCTCTCAACGCCCACTCCCAGAGCTAGCCACTGTTCATATCAACATGCACTGTActgtttctggtttcttttccCCAACATAAAGGCTGTGATACTCATCTGTATTGTTGCATGTATGCAGagattaacattattattttgtctttgtgtAGTATCCCATTATGTGAATATACAGTTATTTATCCTGTTAATGAACAGTTAGTTTCCAGCTTTTGCTTATTATTAATaaagcttctatgaacatttgtgaACATGTATTTTGGTTGAACTATGGAaacatttcttttgggtatataactaGATGTGGACTTGCCCGATAATAGGGTAGAcataatatttagtttttataaatACTGCCAAGTGGTTTTCAAAAAGGTTTGAGTCAAAAAAGGATTCAAGTCCtttatcaagttttattttatttttatttcaaattttattttaggctcaGAGGGtttatgtacaggtttgttacatgggtaaatcaTGTGTCACTGGGTTTTGGTGTTGGATTATTTTGTCATGCAGGTAATAAGCCTAATATCcatttatcaaattttaaattttcaaatagttcatggcttatcttttaattctattaacagaagttcttaattttagtgaagtccaatgtatcactttttaaattcatgaATTGTAGATTTGTTGTTATATCCAAAACTTTTtgtttaagaaatgttaaaaagattttctcctacaCCTTATTgcagaatttttgtatttttttcacatttgtatcTGTAACCCATTTTGAATTTATCTTTGTACGTATTGTGAGGCATggattattaattattattatctataataataataatttttttgcaCATAACTTTCCTGTAGTTGTTCATCTTAGTTAAAATTCAACTGATcctatttgtgtgtgtctgtttctgttcTCTCCTGTTCCTTTCATTTATCTATCTTGAGAGCAATACCATacagttttgattactgtag from Rhinopithecus roxellana isolate Shanxi Qingling chromosome 15, ASM756505v1, whole genome shotgun sequence includes:
- the LOC104656380 gene encoding olfactory receptor 8B12-like — its product is MAAENSSSVTEFILAGLTDQPGLQIPLFLLFLGFYMVTVVGNLGLITLIGLNSHLHIPMYFFLFNLSLIDFSFSTAIIPKMLMSFVSRKNIISFTGCMTQLFFFCFFVFSESFILSAMAYDRYVAICNPLLYTVTMSPQVCLLLLLGVYGMGVFGAVAHTGNIVFLTFCADNLVNHYMCDILPLLELSCNGSYINVLVIFIVVTTGIGVPIVVIFISYGFILSRILCISSAESRSKAFSTCSSHVIAVSLFFGSGAFMYLKPPSILPLDQGKVSSLFYTIVVPMFNPLIYSLRNKDVKLALKRTFSGISFS